One segment of Pyxidicoccus xibeiensis DNA contains the following:
- a CDS encoding P-loop NTPase, protein MASGPPGLSRRPRPRRIIAVGGGKGGIGKSMVSANLGVALAQAGLNVLLVDADLGGANLHTCLGVGQPTATLSDFLRRNKAQLEDVIVPTGVPRLSLIAGAQDALDAANLKYAQKQKLLKTLMGASADYLIIDLGAGTSFNTIDFFIMADHGLLVVLPEPTSVENAYRFAKAAFFRRLQQVEAQYGIQDVVEDALTTREGSLRTLHDVLAQARRKDPASAERLERELAAFRIRLIVNQARTDADLNVGTAVAAAWKKFFGIEMDDLGAIRYDDEAWRAVRKRRPVLIERPDSPAATAIQRIAARLLALDGTTDSSSSP, encoded by the coding sequence GTGGCCTCCGGACCGCCGGGGCTCTCCCGTCGTCCACGCCCACGGCGCATCATCGCCGTGGGCGGAGGCAAGGGCGGCATCGGCAAGTCCATGGTGTCCGCCAACCTGGGTGTCGCGCTCGCGCAGGCAGGCCTCAACGTGCTGCTGGTGGACGCGGACCTGGGCGGTGCGAACCTGCACACGTGCTTGGGCGTGGGTCAGCCCACGGCGACGCTGTCCGACTTCCTGCGGCGCAACAAGGCGCAGCTCGAGGACGTCATCGTCCCCACGGGCGTGCCCCGGCTGTCGCTGATCGCCGGCGCGCAGGACGCGCTGGACGCCGCCAACCTCAAGTACGCGCAGAAGCAGAAGCTGCTGAAGACGCTGATGGGGGCGTCCGCGGACTACCTCATCATCGACCTGGGCGCCGGCACCAGCTTCAACACCATCGACTTCTTCATCATGGCCGACCACGGCCTGCTGGTGGTGCTGCCCGAGCCCACGTCGGTGGAGAACGCCTACCGCTTCGCGAAGGCGGCCTTCTTCCGGCGGCTCCAGCAGGTGGAGGCGCAGTACGGCATCCAGGACGTGGTGGAGGACGCGCTCACCACCCGTGAGGGCTCGCTGCGCACGCTGCACGACGTGCTGGCCCAGGCACGACGCAAGGACCCCGCGAGCGCGGAGCGGCTCGAGCGCGAGCTGGCCGCGTTCCGCATCCGGCTCATCGTGAACCAGGCCCGGACGGACGCGGACCTCAACGTGGGCACCGCCGTGGCGGCCGCGTGGAAGAAGTTCTTCGGCATCGAGATGGACGACCTGGGTGCCATCCGGTACGACGACGAGGCCTGGCGTGCGGTGCGCAAGCGCCGGCCCGTCCTCATCGAGCGCCCCGACTCTCCGGCCGCCACCGCCATCCAGCGCATCGCGGCCCGCCTCCTTGCCCTCGACGGCACCACCGACTCCTCTTCTTCGCCATGA
- a CDS encoding helix-turn-helix domain-containing protein yields MKPFEQQTYYELLEVPVSAPVDDIRAAYSRLMELYSPDSIAVYALVDPEQVDTLRARMTEAMEILTDADLRAEYDKDLGLPAVRMAEAVAAGGRPSSEARAGAGAVARAAEALASTAVEVRAEAPARDAAVASTQTPASEAPAPAQEGQVDFRSRFFRGFSFAYVSSSLEVSPLVGSAVDVSSPARAPTASPASPVVEAVAAAPSPVTPVPEAAAPAPAPLPTSPVVEAVAAAPSPVTPVPEAAAPAPTPLPVAPVAEAASPAPAAASAPPAAPKPDAPAAVPARPESTPSTPSLAGPPPLPGTRAAVLRATAEARAAARATAPDSQAPRPASGRQLGDAQILSQDSAIATAESALAQVAARVREPRPRTPDIPSDAEFNGELLRRVREARGFSLQQVADRTRITRSHLENVEADRYSALPPPVYLRGILMNLARELGLDPLRVSRSYLALASEKSGKK; encoded by the coding sequence ATGAAGCCCTTCGAGCAGCAGACCTATTACGAGCTCCTGGAGGTTCCCGTCTCCGCGCCGGTGGACGACATCCGCGCGGCCTACTCGCGGCTGATGGAGCTGTACTCGCCGGACTCCATCGCCGTGTACGCGCTGGTGGACCCGGAGCAGGTGGACACGCTCCGCGCCCGGATGACCGAGGCGATGGAGATCCTCACCGACGCGGACCTCCGCGCCGAATACGACAAGGATCTGGGGCTGCCCGCCGTGCGGATGGCGGAGGCCGTCGCCGCCGGTGGGAGGCCCTCGTCCGAGGCCAGGGCGGGTGCGGGCGCGGTGGCCCGGGCCGCCGAGGCGCTCGCCAGCACGGCGGTGGAGGTCCGCGCGGAGGCCCCGGCACGGGACGCGGCGGTGGCTTCCACCCAGACGCCCGCTTCCGAGGCGCCCGCGCCGGCACAGGAAGGGCAGGTCGACTTCCGCTCCAGGTTCTTCCGCGGCTTCTCCTTCGCGTACGTGTCCAGCTCGCTGGAGGTCTCGCCGCTCGTCGGCAGCGCGGTGGACGTGTCCTCCCCCGCGCGGGCTCCGACTGCATCCCCGGCGAGCCCTGTCGTCGAGGCCGTGGCCGCGGCTCCGAGTCCCGTGACGCCTGTGCCAGAGGCCGCGGCTCCAGCCCCGGCTCCGCTCCCGACGAGCCCTGTCGTCGAGGCCGTGGCCGCGGCTCCGAGTCCCGTGACGCCTGTGCCAGAGGCCGCGGCTCCGGCCCCGACTCCGCTCCCGGTGGCCCCTGTCGCCGAGGCTGCGAGTCCGGCCCCGGCGGCCGCGAGCGCTCCGCCCGCCGCTCCAAAGCCGGATGCGCCCGCCGCCGTGCCGGCCCGCCCGGAGAGCACCCCCAGCACTCCGTCCCTGGCGGGCCCGCCGCCGCTGCCGGGCACCCGCGCGGCCGTCCTCCGGGCCACGGCCGAGGCCCGGGCCGCGGCACGGGCCACCGCTCCAGACTCACAGGCGCCGCGTCCGGCCTCCGGTCGGCAGCTCGGCGACGCGCAGATCCTCTCCCAGGACTCGGCCATCGCCACCGCTGAGTCGGCCCTGGCGCAGGTGGCGGCCCGGGTGCGCGAGCCGCGTCCCCGCACCCCGGACATCCCCTCGGACGCCGAGTTCAACGGCGAACTGCTGCGCCGCGTCCGTGAGGCCCGGGGCTTCTCCCTCCAGCAGGTCGCCGACCGCACCCGCATCACTCGCAGTCACCTGGAGAACGTGGAGGCGGACCGCTACTCCGCCCTCCCACCCCCCGTGTATCTGCGCGGCATCCTGATGAACCTGGCCCGCGAGCTGGGGCTGGACCCCCTCCGGGTCTCCAGGAGCTATCTGGCCCTGGCTTCTGAGAAGTCGGGGAAGAAGTGA
- a CDS encoding RluA family pseudouridine synthase, translated as MVAPDTREHRAPPEARGERVDQYLARAFPDLTRSRIHGLIEAGHVLADGQPAKPARRLRGGELLSLHIPAPVPAVPLAEELPLAVLHEDRDLVVVDKAAGMVVHPGAGHASGTLVNALLHRVKDLAGVGGELRPGIVHRLDKDTTGCLVVAKNEQALVALQKSFKTRAVEKTYLALVHGTPPAEARIETLYGRHPVNRQRFTGKVKEGKQAITVFRVLESFDGAALVEVDLLTGRTHQIRVHLSEAGHPLLCDALYGAGRKPKGLAAEAQEKLGRQALHAWRLAFAHPRTGKVLKLEAPVPADLEAALALLRGDKAAPAEVAAKAPARAKPAARKKAAKRTTGRAR; from the coding sequence GTGGTAGCGCCCGACACGCGAGAGCACCGCGCCCCACCCGAAGCCCGCGGTGAGCGCGTGGATCAGTACCTCGCCCGCGCCTTCCCGGACCTCACCCGCTCGCGCATCCACGGCCTCATCGAGGCCGGGCATGTGCTCGCCGACGGCCAGCCCGCCAAGCCGGCCCGGCGCCTGCGTGGCGGCGAGCTGCTGTCCCTCCACATCCCCGCGCCCGTGCCCGCCGTCCCGCTGGCCGAGGAGCTGCCCCTCGCGGTGCTCCACGAGGACCGGGACCTGGTGGTGGTGGACAAGGCCGCGGGCATGGTGGTGCACCCGGGCGCCGGACATGCCTCGGGCACCCTGGTCAACGCGCTGCTGCACCGCGTGAAGGACCTGGCCGGCGTGGGCGGAGAGCTGCGCCCCGGCATCGTCCACCGCCTGGACAAGGACACCACCGGCTGCCTCGTGGTGGCCAAGAACGAGCAGGCGCTGGTGGCGCTCCAGAAGTCCTTCAAGACGCGCGCGGTGGAGAAGACCTACCTGGCGCTCGTCCATGGCACGCCCCCGGCCGAGGCGCGCATCGAGACGCTCTACGGCCGCCACCCCGTCAACCGCCAGCGCTTCACCGGCAAGGTGAAGGAGGGCAAGCAGGCCATCACCGTGTTCCGCGTCCTCGAGTCCTTCGACGGCGCCGCACTGGTGGAGGTGGATCTGCTCACCGGCCGCACGCACCAGATTCGCGTGCACCTGTCCGAGGCCGGCCACCCGCTGCTGTGCGACGCCCTCTACGGCGCGGGGCGCAAGCCGAAGGGGCTGGCGGCCGAGGCACAGGAGAAGCTGGGCCGCCAGGCGCTGCATGCCTGGCGCCTGGCCTTCGCCCACCCGCGCACGGGCAAGGTGCTGAAGCTGGAGGCCCCGGTGCCGGCAGACCTGGAGGCCGCGCTGGCGCTGCTGCGCGGTGACAAGGCCGCGCCCGCGGAGGTGGCGGCGAAGGCGCCCGCCAGGGCGAAGCCCGCCGCGCGGAAGAAGGCGGCGAAGCGCACGACGGGCCGGGCGCGCTGA